The following proteins come from a genomic window of Iamia sp. SCSIO 61187:
- a CDS encoding methyltransferase domain-containing protein, whose protein sequence is MTGPPGEGDAADPGSFRDPLSRVFIVDGEVYRGLTAAGAEDLAAARTTGALAALEDEHKVVATRVLTTEERRSLDLGDEWAEVVHHRRITPISYPFEWSFGMLRDAAVLQIEVARRLLGDGCITKDATPYNVQFDGARPVFIDVGSFERLRAGEPWPGYRQFCELFLNPLVVQAVGGIPFQPWLRGSLEGIHPAEVAALIRGRKRLDRRLAVHVSLHARAERRYADHDADGSRLDVEMTRAGFGPKVLDAQLDNLQKTVESLRWDVDESTWSDYGDRSHYTDGDLAAKEAFVSRTVAQQRPATVLDLGANDGRFSQLAVDAGARSAVAVDSDHLVVDRLYRRLRSAAEHRILPLVLDLADPSPGLGWRGRERPPFVERVRPDLVLALAVVHHLALSNTVPFRQIVDLLADFGAPLVVELPHRDDPMAARLLARKRDGLFDHYTREGWELALRRRFDVAESETLPSGTRTLYRCTLR, encoded by the coding sequence TTGACCGGCCCCCCCGGTGAGGGCGACGCCGCTGATCCCGGGTCGTTCCGCGACCCGCTGTCGCGCGTCTTCATCGTCGACGGCGAGGTCTACCGGGGCCTGACGGCCGCCGGTGCCGAGGACCTGGCGGCGGCCCGGACCACCGGGGCGCTGGCCGCCCTCGAGGACGAGCACAAGGTCGTCGCCACCCGGGTGCTGACCACCGAGGAGCGCCGGAGCCTGGACCTCGGCGACGAGTGGGCCGAGGTCGTCCACCACCGGCGCATCACGCCCATCAGCTACCCCTTCGAGTGGAGCTTCGGGATGCTGCGCGACGCCGCGGTGCTGCAGATCGAGGTGGCGCGCCGGCTCCTCGGCGACGGGTGCATCACCAAGGACGCCACCCCCTACAACGTCCAGTTCGACGGGGCCCGCCCCGTGTTCATCGACGTCGGATCGTTCGAGCGGCTGCGCGCCGGTGAGCCGTGGCCGGGCTACCGGCAGTTCTGCGAGCTCTTCTTGAACCCGCTCGTCGTCCAGGCCGTGGGAGGCATCCCGTTCCAGCCGTGGCTGCGGGGGTCGCTCGAGGGGATCCACCCCGCTGAGGTGGCGGCGCTCATCCGGGGCCGCAAGCGCCTCGACCGGCGGCTGGCGGTCCACGTGTCGCTCCACGCCCGGGCCGAGCGCCGCTACGCCGACCACGACGCCGACGGGTCCCGGCTCGACGTGGAGATGACCCGCGCCGGCTTCGGCCCCAAGGTGCTCGACGCCCAGCTCGACAACCTCCAGAAGACGGTCGAGTCCCTGCGCTGGGACGTCGACGAGTCCACCTGGTCGGACTACGGAGATCGGTCGCACTACACCGACGGCGACCTGGCCGCCAAGGAGGCCTTCGTCTCCCGCACCGTCGCCCAGCAGCGCCCGGCGACGGTGCTCGACCTCGGCGCCAACGACGGCCGCTTCTCCCAGCTCGCCGTGGACGCCGGGGCGCGCTCCGCCGTAGCCGTCGACTCCGACCACCTCGTCGTCGACCGCCTCTACCGGCGCCTGCGGTCCGCCGCCGAGCACCGCATCTTGCCCCTGGTCCTCGACCTGGCCGACCCCTCGCCCGGCCTCGGCTGGCGGGGACGGGAGCGCCCACCGTTCGTGGAGCGCGTCCGTCCCGACCTGGTCCTCGCCCTCGCCGTCGTGCACCACCTGGCCCTCTCCAACACGGTGCCGTTCCGCCAGATCGTCGACCTCCTCGCCGACTTCGGCGCCCCCCTGGTGGTGGAGCTCCCGCACCGCGACGACCCGATGGCGGCCCGGCTGCTGGCCCGCAAGCGGGATGGCCTCTTCGACCACTACACCCGGGAGGGTTGGGAGCTGGCCCTGCGCCGGCGCTTCGACGTGGCCGAGAGCGAGACGCTGCCGTCGGGCACCCGCACGCTCTACCGCTGCACCCTGCGGTGA
- a CDS encoding dihydrofolate reductase family protein yields MTATYTFDVFASLDGYGSYREPGDWGGYWGKQGPELLERRLALYGPEQRMVFGATTLRQFIEMIGSSTEESEVRDPWVDRMRALPATVVSSTLQVPLDWPDATIVGGDAVDVVARLKEESDVPLRSHGSLSLNRALMAAGLVDRVQITVFPVITGTTGTDPIFRGAADFDLDLVETRTLDGHTQELTYRPTLHG; encoded by the coding sequence GTGACCGCGACCTACACCTTCGACGTCTTCGCCAGCCTCGACGGCTACGGCTCGTACCGCGAGCCCGGCGACTGGGGCGGCTACTGGGGCAAGCAGGGTCCCGAGCTGCTCGAGCGCCGCCTCGCCCTGTACGGCCCCGAGCAGCGCATGGTCTTCGGGGCCACGACCCTCCGCCAGTTCATCGAGATGATCGGCTCGAGCACCGAGGAGTCCGAGGTGCGGGACCCGTGGGTCGACCGGATGAGGGCCCTGCCGGCGACCGTCGTCTCGAGCACCCTGCAGGTGCCGCTGGACTGGCCCGACGCGACGATCGTGGGCGGTGACGCCGTCGACGTCGTGGCCCGGCTCAAGGAGGAGTCCGACGTCCCGCTGCGCTCGCACGGCAGCCTGTCGCTGAACCGGGCGCTGATGGCCGCCGGCCTCGTCGACCGCGTCCAGATCACCGTCTTCCCGGTGATCACGGGGACCACGGGGACGGACCCGATCTTCCGGGGTGCCGCCGACTTCGACCTCGACCTGGTCGAGACCCGGACCCTGGACGGCCACACCCAGGAGCTCACGTACCGGCCCACCCTCCACGGCTGA
- a CDS encoding MmcQ/YjbR family DNA-binding protein, which produces MGVTIDDARAIAATLPRSYEASVRDSVRFRVGSLVYAAFYEDDTIMGFGFPKEEREALVESEPGKFLLPRPSDMRFRWVCVRLEALDLDELRELLVDAWRMCVPKKVAAAYDG; this is translated from the coding sequence ATGGGGGTGACGATCGACGACGCCCGGGCCATCGCGGCCACCCTGCCTCGCTCGTACGAGGCGTCCGTCCGCGACTCGGTGCGGTTCCGGGTCGGGAGCCTCGTCTACGCCGCCTTCTACGAGGACGACACGATCATGGGCTTCGGCTTCCCGAAGGAGGAGCGCGAGGCGCTCGTCGAGTCCGAGCCCGGCAAGTTCCTCCTGCCCCGGCCCTCGGACATGCGGTTCCGGTGGGTCTGCGTCCGGCTCGAGGCCCTGGACCTCGACGAGCTGCGGGAGCTGCTCGTCGACGCCTGGCGGATGTGCGTTCCCAAGAAGGTGGCCGCCGCCTACGACGGCTGA
- a CDS encoding helix-turn-helix domain-containing protein: protein MSHFPTVLRRWRTARRMSQLDLAVRAGTTQRHLSFVEQGRSRPGRGVVLRLAESLDLTLRERNELLVAAGFAPAFPESPLDDDALRPVRRALDAILDGHLPFPAMVVRPHGVLVTANRAFEVFHEDVDPCLLAPPVNVWRLALHPDGLAARVRNLPAWGRHITESMRAQLVRSPDPALEALLDELEGYLPPLAAEAEVLGFSVPLELASRDGELRLITTLTSLATAVDVTLAELHLEAFLPADDRTAEVLRRRWG, encoded by the coding sequence ATGAGCCACTTCCCGACCGTCCTGCGTCGCTGGCGCACGGCCCGCCGGATGAGCCAGCTGGACCTGGCGGTGCGCGCCGGCACGACCCAGCGCCACCTGAGCTTCGTCGAGCAGGGTCGCTCCCGCCCGGGTCGCGGCGTGGTGCTCCGCCTGGCCGAGTCGCTGGACCTCACCTTGCGCGAGCGCAACGAGCTGCTCGTGGCGGCCGGGTTCGCCCCCGCGTTCCCCGAGTCCCCGCTCGACGACGACGCCCTCCGTCCGGTGCGCCGGGCGCTGGACGCGATCCTCGACGGCCACCTCCCGTTCCCGGCGATGGTCGTGCGTCCCCACGGCGTCCTGGTCACCGCCAACCGGGCCTTCGAGGTCTTCCACGAGGACGTCGACCCCTGCCTGCTCGCGCCGCCAGTCAACGTGTGGCGGCTCGCCCTCCACCCCGACGGCCTGGCCGCACGGGTGCGCAACCTGCCCGCCTGGGGACGGCACATCACCGAGAGCATGCGGGCCCAGCTGGTGCGCAGCCCCGATCCCGCGCTGGAGGCACTGCTCGACGAGCTGGAGGGCTACCTCCCCCCGCTGGCCGCCGAGGCCGAGGTGCTGGGCTTCTCGGTCCCCCTGGAGCTCGCCTCCCGGGACGGTGAGCTGCGGCTCATCACCACGCTCACGTCGCTGGCCACCGCGGTCGACGTGACCCTCGCCGAGCTCCACCTCGAGGCGTTCCTGCCCGCCGACGACCGCACCGCCGAGGTGCTGCGCCGCCGATGGGGGTGA
- a CDS encoding nuclear transport factor 2 family protein, whose protein sequence is MTDTATVIDQYNAAFLERAPEKLVDLIAPDCVMEGTGPAPDGNRWSGYDECLAGWQGLATDPAIRFTVEDVDVHGDRAVVRWRIAGAEGYRGVNLMRIRDGKIVEALGYGKRP, encoded by the coding sequence ATGACCGACACCGCAACCGTGATCGACCAGTACAACGCCGCGTTCCTGGAGCGGGCACCCGAGAAGCTCGTGGACCTCATCGCCCCCGACTGCGTCATGGAGGGCACGGGCCCCGCCCCCGACGGCAACCGGTGGTCGGGCTACGACGAGTGCCTCGCCGGCTGGCAGGGGCTGGCGACCGACCCCGCGATCCGGTTCACCGTCGAGGACGTCGACGTCCACGGTGACCGCGCCGTCGTCCGCTGGCGGATCGCCGGGGCGGAGGGCTACCGGGGCGTGAACCTCATGCGCATCCGCGACGGCAAGATCGTCGAGGCGCTGGGCTACGGCAAGCGGCCCTAG
- a CDS encoding HAMP domain-containing sensor histidine kinase, with product MGRPRGLSARMKLTLSYAGLVVVAGVILLAVVRVFLLRYVPDHTIVVGPLDASGQPGRPGPHVPSRSDLERAFTPRALQALALLLVLGLVGGWTLAGRMLAPLRRITQATRLAATGSLGHRIQLEGRTDELRELADAFDAMLEQLEAHVAEQQRFAANASHELRTPLAISQTLLEVARQDPTRDQGELIERLHTVNARAIDLTEALLLLSRSDRRSFTREPVDLSLIAEEVAEALLPLAEERGATLDVTGEPTPTVASRALLLRMVTNLVQNAVVHNLPDGGTVTVHTEPQEGAAVLRVENTGRPVSPELLPTLTEPFQRGTERVRTDAHVGVGLGLAIVHSIVTAHDGTLDLTPRPGGGLVVTVVLG from the coding sequence ATGGGTAGGCCCCGCGGGCTCAGCGCCCGGATGAAGCTCACCCTCAGCTACGCCGGGCTGGTCGTCGTCGCCGGGGTCATCCTCCTGGCCGTGGTCCGGGTGTTCCTGCTGCGCTACGTGCCCGACCACACGATCGTCGTCGGACCGCTCGATGCGAGCGGTCAGCCCGGCCGGCCCGGCCCCCACGTCCCCAGCCGGTCCGACCTCGAGCGCGCCTTCACCCCGCGCGCCCTCCAGGCCCTGGCGTTGCTCCTGGTGCTCGGCCTCGTCGGGGGATGGACGCTCGCCGGGCGGATGCTCGCCCCGCTGCGGCGCATCACCCAGGCCACCCGCCTGGCCGCGACCGGGTCGCTCGGGCACCGGATCCAGCTGGAGGGTCGCACCGACGAGCTCCGCGAGCTGGCCGACGCCTTCGACGCCATGCTCGAGCAGCTCGAGGCCCACGTCGCCGAGCAGCAGCGCTTCGCCGCCAACGCCTCCCACGAGCTGCGCACCCCGCTGGCCATCTCGCAGACGCTCCTCGAGGTCGCCCGCCAGGACCCCACGCGGGACCAGGGCGAGCTCATCGAGCGCCTCCACACGGTCAACGCCCGGGCCATCGACCTCACCGAGGCCCTCCTCCTGCTCAGCCGGAGCGACCGCCGGAGCTTCACCCGCGAACCGGTCGACCTCTCGCTCATCGCCGAGGAGGTGGCCGAGGCGCTGCTCCCGCTCGCCGAGGAGCGTGGCGCCACGCTCGACGTCACCGGCGAGCCCACGCCGACGGTCGCGTCCCGGGCGCTGCTGCTGCGGATGGTCACGAACCTGGTCCAGAACGCCGTGGTCCACAACCTCCCCGACGGGGGCACCGTCACGGTGCACACCGAGCCGCAGGAGGGGGCCGCCGTGCTCCGGGTCGAGAACACCGGGCGCCCCGTGTCGCCGGAGCTCCTCCCGACCCTGACCGAGCCGTTCCAGCGCGGCACCGAGCGCGTCCGGACCGACGCCCACGTCGGCGTCGGTCTCGGGCTGGCGATCGTGCACAGCATCGTCACGGCCCACGACGGCACCCTCGACCTCACCCCCCGCCCGGGCGGCGGCCTGGTCGTGACCGTGGTGCTCGGCTAG
- a CDS encoding M15 family metallopeptidase translates to MPSQRGMVLTGGMEHRAAPPAPARSAPRIVLLALLGAALAASVALPSLGSADGGGDRRGGVAVWAPARPGAPTGGTRATGPAPPADPDGVIPDGAAVSVFDEEVPAVGRLDPNLLDALQRAATAAEADGVGILVNSGWRSAEHQQRLLDEAVDEHGSPEEAARWVATPETSRHVSGDAVDVGPPEGAAWLADHGAAHGLCPTYANEPWHFELHPAAVDDGCPPTYADPTEDPRMQP, encoded by the coding sequence ATGCCGTCGCAACGGGGCATGGTCCTCACTGGCGGCATGGAGCACCGCGCCGCCCCGCCCGCGCCCGCCCGCTCGGCGCCCCGGATCGTCCTCCTCGCCCTCCTCGGCGCCGCCCTCGCCGCATCGGTGGCCCTGCCGTCGCTCGGATCCGCCGACGGCGGCGGCGACCGCCGCGGCGGGGTTGCGGTGTGGGCGCCGGCGCGGCCGGGCGCGCCGACCGGCGGCACCCGCGCGACCGGCCCGGCCCCGCCGGCCGACCCTGACGGGGTCATCCCCGACGGGGCGGCGGTCTCGGTGTTCGACGAGGAGGTGCCGGCGGTCGGCCGGCTCGACCCGAACCTCCTCGACGCGTTGCAGCGGGCGGCGACGGCCGCCGAGGCCGACGGCGTCGGGATCCTGGTCAACAGCGGCTGGCGATCGGCCGAGCACCAGCAGCGACTCCTGGACGAGGCGGTCGACGAGCACGGCTCGCCCGAGGAGGCGGCACGGTGGGTCGCCACCCCGGAGACGTCGCGGCACGTCTCGGGGGACGCGGTCGACGTCGGACCGCCCGAGGGCGCGGCCTGGCTGGCCGACCACGGCGCCGCCCACGGACTGTGCCCGACCTACGCCAACGAGCCCTGGCACTTCGAGCTCCACCCCGCCGCGGTCGACGACGGCTGCCCCCCGACGTACGCCGACCCGACCGAGGACCCGAGGATGCAGCCGTGA
- a CDS encoding acyl-CoA thioesterase II: MTEVVTPAETTHPRPGDQELIPLRPGTTAGASSFTLTPALARVDGALYGGTGVAASVLAMEAATQRDALWVVTQFIAPAHVGDVIELQTTELALGGRIAQLDVRAHVGDRLTFCALGSTAHPRPGGLTGQYVPMPAVSPPDDSAPMPFGPADEDWVGEGRRLEYRRAAPLGEAPPSGTLRLWARLRGIEELTPAGVAYLADMVPPALAHAVGRMGGGFSLDNSLRFGALPPTEWLLLDLQGELAAAGYGHGRFTAWTPDGALVATGSQTASMVHLFAPDEAGGRQGG, from the coding sequence GTGACCGAGGTCGTCACCCCCGCAGAGACGACCCACCCGCGACCGGGGGACCAGGAGCTGATCCCCCTTCGCCCGGGGACGACGGCGGGCGCCAGCTCGTTCACGCTCACCCCCGCCCTGGCGCGCGTCGACGGAGCCCTCTACGGCGGGACCGGCGTCGCCGCGTCGGTCCTCGCCATGGAAGCGGCGACCCAGCGCGACGCCCTGTGGGTCGTCACCCAGTTCATCGCCCCGGCCCACGTCGGCGACGTCATCGAGCTCCAGACCACCGAGCTGGCCCTCGGCGGGCGCATCGCCCAGCTCGACGTGCGGGCCCACGTGGGCGACCGGCTGACCTTCTGCGCCCTCGGGTCCACCGCCCACCCCCGCCCCGGCGGGCTCACCGGCCAGTACGTGCCGATGCCGGCCGTCTCGCCCCCGGACGACAGCGCCCCGATGCCCTTCGGCCCGGCCGACGAGGACTGGGTCGGCGAGGGCCGCCGGCTCGAGTACCGGAGGGCGGCGCCGCTCGGCGAGGCGCCGCCCTCCGGCACCCTGCGCCTCTGGGCGCGCCTGCGCGGGATCGAGGAGCTCACCCCGGCGGGCGTGGCCTACCTGGCCGACATGGTGCCCCCGGCCCTGGCCCACGCCGTCGGCCGCATGGGCGGCGGCTTCAGCCTCGACAACTCCCTCCGCTTCGGCGCCCTCCCGCCGACCGAGTGGCTGCTCCTCGACCTGCAGGGCGAGCTGGCCGCCGCCGGCTACGGCCACGGGCGCTTCACGGCCTGGACGCCCGACGGCGCTCTCGTGGCCACCGGCAGCCAGACCGCGAGCATGGTCCACCTCTTCGCCCCCGACGAGGCCGGAGGCCGCCAGGGCGGCTGA
- a CDS encoding acyl-CoA dehydrogenase: MSIAITDDHLELESVTRSALEKRGARAEARQLLDGADEGLPSSWSDASELGWLGLHVAEEHGGSGFGIEELVVVVEQMGRAVAPGPFVPTVIASAVLSAVADDDTRARLLPGLVSGELTGAVALGGTVTVDGATASGDAGAVLGGGLAQVLLIPAGDDVAVVAVGDGVAVDVPANLDPTRRSARVTLDGAAATVIPGARRTLVDLARLLLAAEAVGVARECTDMAAAYAKERIQFGRPIAMFQAVKHHCANMAVATELATSAVWDGARAASTGGDQLTYAAAVAVTLAAPAADLCANLSTQVHGGIAITWEHDAHLFMRRATTLLAILDPEAVAAELTDLTRAGVTRAKAVELPPEADAIRAEVRAFAEEIKGLSAEDQRTRLIETGYVMPHWPKPYGRDAGPVEQLVVAEELKAAGITKPAYGITGWVILTLIQFGTEDQVARWVRPALDQDVIWCQLFSEPDAGSDAAGVKTRATRVEGGWKINGQKVWTSGAHVAGMGFATVRTDPDVPKHQGITMVVVDMHAEGVEVRPLKMTTGGSEFNEVFFNDVFVPDDDVVGPVDGGWTVARATLGNESVSIGGGQGGMATPASALVALLDAHPDRLAGGAARVGRYAATEQGMGLLNLRSVFRAVAGGGPGPEGAMTKLILSELGHEAVAIQTALHGADVPFMDGAAAMSNFMVLIHRGMSIAGGTSEIKRNQIGERILGLPRDPLIT, encoded by the coding sequence ATGTCGATCGCCATCACCGATGACCACCTCGAGCTCGAGTCGGTCACCCGCTCCGCCCTCGAGAAGCGCGGCGCCCGGGCCGAGGCCCGCCAGCTGCTGGACGGGGCCGACGAGGGCCTGCCCTCGTCCTGGTCCGACGCCTCCGAGCTCGGCTGGCTCGGGCTCCACGTCGCCGAGGAGCACGGTGGCTCGGGCTTCGGGATCGAGGAGCTCGTCGTGGTCGTCGAGCAGATGGGCCGGGCCGTGGCGCCGGGCCCGTTCGTGCCGACCGTCATCGCCAGCGCGGTGCTGTCGGCGGTCGCCGACGACGACACCAGGGCCCGGCTGCTGCCGGGGCTCGTCAGCGGGGAGCTGACCGGCGCCGTCGCCCTCGGTGGCACCGTGACCGTCGACGGGGCCACGGCGTCGGGCGACGCCGGTGCCGTCCTGGGCGGGGGGCTGGCCCAGGTGCTGCTGATCCCGGCGGGTGACGACGTCGCCGTGGTCGCGGTCGGCGACGGTGTCGCCGTCGACGTCCCGGCCAACCTCGACCCCACCCGCCGGTCGGCCCGCGTCACCCTCGACGGGGCGGCGGCGACCGTCATCCCCGGCGCCCGCCGGACCCTGGTCGACCTGGCCCGGCTGCTGCTGGCGGCCGAGGCGGTCGGCGTGGCCCGGGAGTGCACCGACATGGCCGCGGCGTACGCCAAGGAGCGGATCCAGTTCGGTCGGCCCATCGCCATGTTCCAGGCCGTCAAGCACCACTGCGCCAACATGGCCGTCGCCACCGAGCTGGCCACCAGCGCCGTGTGGGACGGCGCCCGGGCCGCCTCGACCGGCGGTGACCAGCTCACCTACGCCGCCGCCGTGGCCGTCACGCTGGCGGCCCCGGCCGCCGACCTGTGCGCCAACCTCAGCACCCAGGTGCACGGCGGCATCGCCATCACCTGGGAGCACGACGCCCACCTGTTCATGCGCCGGGCCACGACCCTGCTGGCGATCCTCGACCCCGAGGCCGTCGCCGCCGAGCTGACGGACCTCACCCGTGCCGGCGTGACGCGGGCCAAGGCCGTCGAGCTGCCCCCCGAGGCCGACGCCATCCGCGCCGAGGTGCGGGCGTTCGCCGAGGAGATCAAGGGCCTCTCGGCCGAGGACCAGCGGACCCGGTTGATCGAGACCGGCTACGTGATGCCCCACTGGCCCAAGCCCTACGGCCGCGACGCGGGGCCGGTCGAGCAGCTCGTCGTGGCCGAGGAGCTCAAGGCGGCCGGCATCACCAAGCCGGCGTACGGCATCACCGGCTGGGTGATCCTCACCCTGATCCAGTTCGGCACCGAGGACCAGGTCGCCCGCTGGGTCCGGCCCGCGCTGGACCAGGACGTGATCTGGTGCCAGCTCTTCAGCGAGCCCGACGCCGGCTCCGACGCCGCCGGCGTCAAGACCCGCGCCACCCGGGTGGAGGGCGGCTGGAAGATCAACGGTCAGAAGGTCTGGACCTCCGGTGCCCACGTCGCCGGCATGGGCTTCGCCACCGTCCGGACCGACCCCGACGTGCCCAAGCACCAGGGCATCACCATGGTGGTGGTCGACATGCACGCCGAGGGCGTCGAGGTCCGGCCCCTCAAGATGACGACCGGCGGCTCGGAGTTCAACGAGGTCTTCTTCAACGACGTCTTCGTCCCCGACGACGACGTGGTCGGGCCCGTCGACGGCGGCTGGACCGTCGCCCGGGCCACGCTCGGCAACGAGAGCGTGAGCATCGGCGGCGGCCAGGGCGGCATGGCCACGCCGGCCTCGGCGCTGGTGGCCCTGCTCGACGCCCACCCCGACCGCCTCGCTGGCGGCGCCGCGCGCGTGGGCCGCTACGCCGCCACCGAGCAGGGCATGGGCCTGCTGAACCTGCGCAGCGTGTTCCGGGCGGTGGCCGGTGGCGGGCCGGGGCCGGAGGGCGCCATGACCAAGCTGATCCTTTCCGAGCTGGGTCACGAGGCCGTCGCCATCCAGACCGCCCTGCACGGGGCCGACGTCCCGTTCATGGATGGTGCCGCCGCCATGAGCAACTTCATGGTGCTGATCCACCGGGGCATGTCGATCGCCGGGGGGACGTCGGAGATCAAGCGCAACCAGATCGGCGAGCGCATCCTCGGCCTGCCCCGCGACCCCCTGATCACGTGA
- a CDS encoding SDR family NAD(P)-dependent oxidoreductase produces MEIQGKKAIVFGGASGMAKASAELLRERGADVAIVDLPTSRGAEVAEALDAPFFACNVMDEEQTAAAVAGAVEALGGVHVSVNTTGGGIAKRTLTREGPHPLADFRRIIELNLISAFDISRLVADAMSRNEPEDDERGVIINTASIAAFEGQIGQVAYTAAKAGIAGMALTMARDLGSLGIRAVTIAPSLFATGLTAGIPDEVEAALTKDAAFPKRMGRPGEYAKLVAAIVENPMLNGGTIRLDAGQRFAPK; encoded by the coding sequence ATGGAGATCCAGGGCAAGAAGGCCATCGTCTTCGGCGGTGCCTCGGGCATGGCCAAGGCCAGCGCCGAGCTGCTGCGGGAGAGGGGGGCCGACGTCGCCATCGTCGACCTCCCGACGTCGCGGGGCGCCGAGGTGGCCGAGGCGCTCGACGCACCGTTCTTCGCGTGCAACGTCATGGACGAGGAGCAGACGGCAGCCGCCGTGGCCGGCGCCGTCGAGGCCCTCGGCGGCGTGCACGTCTCGGTGAACACCACCGGCGGGGGCATCGCCAAGCGCACGCTCACCCGGGAGGGCCCGCACCCGCTGGCGGACTTCCGCCGCATCATCGAGCTCAACCTCATCTCGGCGTTCGACATCAGCCGCCTGGTCGCCGACGCCATGAGCCGCAACGAGCCCGAGGACGACGAGCGCGGCGTCATCATCAACACGGCGTCGATCGCCGCCTTCGAGGGCCAGATCGGCCAGGTCGCCTACACCGCGGCCAAGGCGGGCATCGCCGGCATGGCCCTCACCATGGCCCGCGACCTCGGGTCGCTCGGCATCCGTGCCGTCACCATCGCCCCGTCGCTCTTCGCCACCGGCCTCACCGCCGGCATCCCCGACGAGGTCGAGGCCGCCCTCACCAAGGACGCCGCCTTCCCCAAGCGGATGGGGCGGCCCGGCGAGTACGCCAAGCTCGTCGCCGCCATCGTCGAGAACCCCATGCTGAACGGCGGCACGATCCGTCTCGACGCCGGCCAGCGCTTCGCCCCCAAGTAG
- a CDS encoding enoyl-CoA hydratase-related protein has translation MPETPDEPEVITERRDAVLVVRINRPAKRNALNGAVMAGIGRAIGEADATPDVRAVVLTGTGDRSFCAGMDLAAFAGGDLAPSEDDKAHMATFGRFMSRGEAATPVIGAAQATALAGGFELLMACDLVVAAADARFGLPEVKRGLFAAGGGMFLSRRIPLAKALELTLTGDPIDAAEAVRLGLINAAVPAAEVLDAAVALAERVAANGPLGVQATKELLRRAAFEPAAEVWARHAELQASVFASEDAREGSMAFVEKRTPVWRGR, from the coding sequence ATGCCCGAGACCCCCGACGAGCCCGAGGTCATCACCGAGCGGCGCGACGCTGTCCTGGTCGTGCGCATCAACCGCCCCGCCAAGCGCAACGCCCTCAACGGCGCCGTGATGGCCGGCATCGGCCGGGCCATCGGCGAGGCCGACGCCACCCCCGACGTCCGCGCCGTCGTCCTCACCGGCACCGGGGACCGGTCGTTCTGCGCCGGCATGGACCTGGCCGCCTTCGCCGGCGGCGACCTGGCGCCCAGCGAGGACGACAAGGCCCACATGGCCACCTTCGGGCGCTTCATGTCCCGCGGCGAGGCCGCGACCCCCGTGATCGGCGCGGCCCAGGCGACGGCCCTCGCCGGCGGGTTCGAGCTGCTGATGGCGTGCGACCTGGTGGTCGCCGCCGCCGACGCCCGCTTCGGGCTGCCCGAGGTCAAGCGGGGCCTGTTCGCGGCGGGGGGCGGCATGTTCCTCTCCCGGCGGATCCCGCTGGCGAAGGCGCTGGAGCTGACCCTCACCGGTGACCCGATCGACGCCGCCGAGGCGGTCCGCCTCGGGCTGATCAACGCAGCCGTGCCCGCCGCCGAGGTCCTCGACGCCGCCGTCGCCCTGGCCGAGCGGGTGGCCGCCAACGGGCCGCTGGGCGTGCAGGCGACCAAGGAGCTCCTGCGCCGGGCCGCCTTCGAGCCGGCGGCCGAGGTCTGGGCGCGCCACGCCGAGCTGCAGGCCTCCGTGTTCGCCAGCGAGGACGCGCGCGAGGGATCGATGGCGTTCGTCGAGAAGCGCACGCCCGTCTGGAGGGGACGCTGA